From the genome of Candidatus Methanomethylicota archaeon:
GTTGATGGTGAAACTATTCGTGGAAAATTCGACTTTTGTCTAAAAGTATATCGACAATTTATAGTTAACTACACAGTAAACTAAATTTTAAGAAGTTTATATTTTTGTGAATAGTTTTGCTATTGTTCTTGCTTTTAATCGATATTCCTTCCCCACTTTCTCATATTCCACTAATCCCTCTTCAATCATCTTCTTAACGATTTTGTGTATTGTGCTTTTTGCCATCGCCACCCTCCTTGATAGTTGACTTAAATTAATTTCTCCAGCTTCTATAATTACATTTAAAATGCTCTTATACTCCTCTTTTAATGGAGCTCTTATCCTTAGGACGTCTATGGTGAAGCTCAAATATCCTTCCAAATTTTCCAATTCAACCTCCACAACCCCCAAACCCACCAATATTAATGCTACAATGAAATTCTTCCATTCAAGATAAACGTGACCCCAAGGTCCCCAATTTCCACATCGGAACTCTACAATAATGAACATAATCACCTCACAACCATAAACTCAATTTCACATGCATAAGGCTAAATCCTTCAACAACAAATTAAAATCCAAAACATTGCCAAAAGACGCAAAAACATCTCTTACACATTCACATTAAAGAAAAATAAAAATTGGGGGTGCATAAAAGATCCCTACATTACATTTTAATATTCATTTTTGACATTATTGTAATTGGATGAAATGTGTCAGGTCCTTTTGACTTTTTACGCAAAATCGTTAATCCAATTCTAAATAACCCTAGGTATTGGTCACTTCCTCCCGAATTCCAAGATGAGTTAAGGCGAATGATATTCTCTGATGAAAAGAAGTACGCCGATTTCAAGGATTATGGAATTTTAGAAAAGTATCTGAAATGTGAATTTAGGAATTATTGGGAATATTTTAGGGAAAAATATGAAAATTATGCTGAAATGATCGATCAAATTTTTGTCGAAATATTAAGGAAGACAGCAGATTGTATTGAACCTCTCAAAAGATCAATTGAAGCAATAATAAAGGATGAAACTGAAGAGGTAAAATATCTAGTCACTATCGTGGATGAGGATGAAGAATTCCGCCCTTTATCTGGTGCTAAAGTAGAGTTATGGTTGCAAGACAAACTTTTAAACAAGTTTATTACAGACGAGGAAGGTGTAGCCCACATTGGATTAAAACCTAGGGAGAAAAAGCATATTCCCTCCATTAAAGTAGTAATTTCTAAAGATGGTTATGAGGAAGTAATGGCACCTTTAACGCTATTAAATGATCGTATTGCACTTAAAAGAAAGAGAGGAATTATTAAATTAAGAGTTCTCGAAAATAAGCTGAAACCTGATGGCACATTCGAAAAGAACCCATTAGCAAACTGTTCTGTAAGTGTAAAAAGATGTTTCTCCATTGTCAAAAAAGGTATGGAAATTACTAAGAGAAACGTAGAAACATGCGCCTTAACTGATGAAAATGGTATTGTAAACTTTAAGCTTCCATTTGGGAAATACGAAATATCAGTTGAAGCTAAGGATTTCGAACCTGAAGTATTACCGCTCGATCTAAATAGAGATTTAATTGAGCGAGATATAGAGCTTAAGCGCGAAAAGTATGAGCATCTTCACGTTATTGTAAATAGAGTAATAGTTGGAGATAGGATTCATTATGAACCTATTAAAGGATGTAAAGTTTTGCAGGTTAAAGTGATTCTAGGCGACGAAAATGCTGAAGAATTTGACGTACCTTTTATTCAGTTGGAGGATAACGAAGGGCGAATTATAATAAAGAGCGAATCTGAGTTTGACTTTAATGCTCATTGTCAATACAAAGTGAAAGTAAGCATTCCAGTCGACAATAAATATGAGGAACGTGAAGGTAAAGGAAAACCACCAACAATCGAAGTACGAATAAAACCAAAGGTATCTGAAGAATTCCTAAGTAAACTCCTAAGTAAACTTAGCGGAAAGGAGTTAAGTGAAGTGGATCCCTATGAATTCGTGGAGATAATGAAACGGTTGCTCATGATATTAGGATATGAAAATGTAAAAATCATCGATGGACCACGTGATGAAGGTGCAGACTTAATATGTACAAAAGGAGAAAGCAAAGTAATTGTCCAGTGCAAAAGATGGAAGAATTCTGTTGGCTCTCGTGTGATACGAGAATTTATAGGCGCCATGAATGTGAAACGAGCTGATGAAGGAATATTCATAACAACATCTTCACTCACAGAAGATGCAAAAGACTGCGTAGAAAAAGCAAAGAAGACTGGCGGTTTAAAAATAGAAATTTTCGACAATACTAGACTTAAACAGCTTTTAAGAAATCTAAAAAGCATAGCTTCAGAACCCTCATAAATTCTCTATGAGATGATAACAGTAACTATGTTTTGTCAGCCTTATGTTTCTTTAGGATAAAGCGTACTGTAAGTATCCCCCTTACAAAGACCCCTCTTTTATAGACCATGCATTCTAAACTTCATTAACAAGAATCTGAACAAATAGTAAGAATCCTTTCTAACCATAAACTTTTTTATTTTATAACAATTTTACAAAAGATAGCTTAGCGAAGCAAAACCTAAATCCCCTCATTTTTTTTAACAATGTTTTTCCATGGAAACTGAATTCAGGTCCACCTATAATGAGTTCGTTGGGAACACGATTCAGTTCAGAGCCTCTAAACTGGTAGTATGCGATCATGCCTTTGATCGTGTTTTACGATCCTTAGATTTTCAGCTCCTCTATCTGATACTAC
Proteins encoded in this window:
- a CDS encoding restriction endonuclease, producing the protein MSGPFDFLRKIVNPILNNPRYWSLPPEFQDELRRMIFSDEKKYADFKDYGILEKYLKCEFRNYWEYFREKYENYAEMIDQIFVEILRKTADCIEPLKRSIEAIIKDETEEVKYLVTIVDEDEEFRPLSGAKVELWLQDKLLNKFITDEEGVAHIGLKPREKKHIPSIKVVISKDGYEEVMAPLTLLNDRIALKRKRGIIKLRVLENKLKPDGTFEKNPLANCSVSVKRCFSIVKKGMEITKRNVETCALTDENGIVNFKLPFGKYEISVEAKDFEPEVLPLDLNRDLIERDIELKREKYEHLHVIVNRVIVGDRIHYEPIKGCKVLQVKVILGDENAEEFDVPFIQLEDNEGRIIIKSESEFDFNAHCQYKVKVSIPVDNKYEEREGKGKPPTIEVRIKPKVSEEFLSKLLSKLSGKELSEVDPYEFVEIMKRLLMILGYENVKIIDGPRDEGADLICTKGESKVIVQCKRWKNSVGSRVIREFIGAMNVKRADEGIFITTSSLTEDAKDCVEKAKKTGGLKIEIFDNTRLKQLLRNLKSIASEPS
- a CDS encoding winged helix-turn-helix transcriptional regulator; the encoded protein is MFIIVEFRCGNWGPWGHVYLEWKNFIVALILVGLGVVEVELENLEGYLSFTIDVLRIRAPLKEEYKSILNVIIEAGEINLSQLSRRVAMAKSTIHKIVKKMIEEGLVEYEKVGKEYRLKARTIAKLFTKI